A part of Bubalus bubalis isolate 160015118507 breed Murrah chromosome 6, NDDB_SH_1, whole genome shotgun sequence genomic DNA contains:
- the UBL4B gene encoding ubiquitin-like protein 4B: MFLTVKLLLGRRCSLKVSGQESVAMLKKLVSERLHVPEEQQHLLFRGQLLADDKRLSNYRIGPNASISMVMRPLEKPAPEDTRLPQPLWHHLGQVLAKHFGPQDTEAMLQLLRREHEECLQRISLGDLEQLARYLLTKEPLAQPTAEREPEVLSPNKEKEKEAIQ; this comes from the coding sequence ATGTTCCTCACAGTCAAGCTGCTCCTGGGCCGGAGATGTAGCCTGAAGGTGTCAGGACAGGAGAGCGTGGCCATGCTGAAGAAGCTGGTGTCCGAGCGGCTGCATGTGCCAGAGGAGCAGCAGCACCTGCTCTTCCGCGGCCAGCTGCTGGCAGATGACAAGCGGCTCTCCAACTACCGCATTGGGCCCAACGCCTCCATCAGCATGGTCATGCGGCCCCTGGAGAAGCCAGCGCCTGAGGACACCCgcctgccccagcccctgtgGCACCACCTGGGCCAGGTCCTGGCCAAACACTTTGGGCCCCAGGACACTGAGGcaatgctgcagctgctgaggcGGGAGCACGAGGAGTGCCTGCAGAGAATAAGCCTGGGGGACCTGGAGCAGCTGGCACGGTACCTCCTGACCAAGGAGCCACTCGCACAGCCCACTGCGGAGAGGGAGCCTGAGGTTCTGAGTCccaataaggaaaaggaaaaggaggctaTTCAGTAA